Proteins encoded by one window of Salicibibacter halophilus:
- the hemW gene encoding radical SAM family heme chaperone HemW, with product MKKGAYVHIPFCNQICHYCDFNKVLIKNQPVDDYLEALQAEGETRLNKTVEYMDTLYIGGGTPTSLSAGQLQTLFSNLKRAGLSWDEGSEVTVEVNPDGIDDDRLYTLKNNGVNRISIGVQTFDPELLETLGRTHSVGDVSRTVARARELGFDNISIDLMFALPGQTINQWHTTIEEAVALEPDHISAYGLKIEAKTQFYNWLQAGKLTPLSEDEEADMYDVLLSKLERYGYEQYEISNFATKGKESAHNLIYWRNQPYLGLGAGAHGYQNSERYGNILPIPHYLKSVQKGELPERTRQPVSFNEQMEEEMFLGLRLKEGVHVHRFKEKFGTSFYDVYGQVHAELVEDGLLDEEDGRLRLTEKGKYLGNNVFASFLFDS from the coding sequence ATGAAGAAAGGGGCATATGTTCATATTCCCTTTTGCAATCAGATCTGTCATTATTGCGATTTTAATAAAGTGTTGATCAAAAATCAGCCGGTGGATGATTATTTGGAAGCTTTGCAAGCCGAAGGGGAGACACGTTTAAATAAAACCGTTGAATATATGGACACGCTCTATATCGGAGGCGGAACCCCCACATCCCTTTCCGCCGGCCAGTTGCAAACGTTATTTTCCAACCTGAAGCGTGCAGGCCTTTCCTGGGACGAGGGCAGTGAAGTGACCGTAGAAGTGAATCCGGATGGCATTGATGATGATCGACTGTATACCTTGAAAAATAACGGCGTCAACCGTATCAGTATCGGTGTGCAAACGTTTGACCCGGAATTGTTGGAGACCCTTGGCCGAACGCACAGTGTGGGAGATGTAAGCAGAACGGTCGCACGGGCGCGGGAGCTCGGCTTTGACAATATATCGATCGATTTAATGTTTGCATTGCCCGGTCAAACAATCAATCAATGGCATACAACCATTGAGGAGGCGGTTGCGCTCGAGCCTGACCATATTTCAGCGTATGGATTGAAAATTGAAGCCAAAACGCAATTTTACAACTGGTTGCAAGCAGGGAAACTAACGCCGTTAAGTGAAGACGAAGAAGCGGACATGTATGACGTCCTTCTATCAAAATTAGAGCGTTACGGTTACGAACAATATGAAATCAGCAACTTTGCAACGAAAGGAAAAGAAAGCGCGCATAACCTCATCTATTGGCGCAATCAACCATATCTCGGATTGGGCGCTGGTGCTCACGGTTATCAAAATAGCGAGCGGTACGGGAATATTTTGCCAATCCCCCACTATTTAAAATCCGTTCAAAAAGGCGAACTACCGGAGCGTACACGACAACCGGTATCGTTTAATGAACAAATGGAAGAGGAAATGTTTCTTGGGTTGCGATTAAAAGAGGGGGTTCATGTCCATCGTTTTAAAGAGAAATTCGGCACTTCTTTTTACGATGTATACGGCCAGGTCCACGCCGAATTGGTTGAAGACGGCTTGTTAGATGAAGAAGATGGACGATTACGTTTGACAGAGAAAGGAAAATATCTTGGCAATAATGTATTTGCTTCGTTTTTATTTGATTCGTAA